GTTGTTGCTAGAATTTATCATAGCAGATGAATAGAATTTTGTTTGATAAGAATACGGATGAATTTAAATCAGAACAATCCTGTTTTTATCGCTATGTTCAGAATTTAATTTTCAGCAATCCGTAAAATAAAAATTTAATGTTGATTATGTTGATAAAGTGGTTTTTTATTTGATTTGGCTTCCTTTATTTGTTGAATACCTGCTAACCGATCGCTATAATTGCGCGCAAATTTTGATAAAACACCTATGCTATTTTTTAAGCATAATGGTTATACAGCAAGCAACAATTGGAAGAAAAACATGACCAATAAAACGGTATTACATGCTAAGCACCTCGAAGCGGGCGCAAAAATGGTTGATTTTCACGGTTGGGAAATGCCAATCAACTATGGTTCTCAAATTGAAGAACACCACGCAGTACGAAAAGACGCGGGTATGTTTGATGTGTCTCACATGACAATTGTTGATATTCAAGGTGCTGATGCAAAAGCTTACTTACAGCGTTTAGTCATAAACGATGTTGCTAAACTTGAAGTGGCGGGTAAAGCGCTTTATACCGGCATGTGTAACGATGAAGGTGGCGTAATTGATGATTTGATCATATATCACTTTTCTACAACAGATTACCGTTTAGTGGTGAATTCAGCGACACGCGAAAAAGATTTAGCGTGGATGACAAAACAAGCACATGGTTTTGATATTACGATTACTGAGCGCCCTGAATACGGCATGATAGCGGTTCAAGGCCCTGAAGCAAAAGCTAAAGTAGCGTCAATTTTATCTGCTGAGCAAAACCAAGCGATTGAAGGGATGAAGCCTTTCTTTGGTGTTCAGGCGGGTGATTTATTCATTGCGACGACAGGTTACACCGGTGAAAGCGGTTACGAAATTGTTGTACCAGAAGCAGCAACGGCTGACTTATGGCAACAACTTGTTGACGCTGGCGTAGCACCTTGTGGTTTAGGCGCACGCGATACATTGCGTTTAGAAGCTGGCATGAACCTTTATGGTTTAGATATGGACGAAACAGTTTCGCCACTCGCAGCAAACATGGCATGGACAATTTCATGGGAACCATCAGAGCGAAACTTTATTGGTCGCGATGTTATAGCAGCACAACGTGAAGCTGGCGATCAACCAAAATTAGTTGGTTTAGTGATGACAGAAAAAGGCGTGTTACGTACAGGCCTTAAAGTCGTTACCGACGCTGGTGAAGGTGTGATTACTTCTGGTACATTTTCTCCAACATTACAACATTCTATTGCCATGGCGCGCGTTCCTCGTAGCGTAAAAGTTGGTGATGTTGTTGAAGTAGAGATGCGCAAAAAGTTAGTGAGCGTAAAAGTGGTTAAACCAAGTTTTGTTCGTAATGGCAAAAGCCAATTAGACTAAATTTTCATGCTACTCTATAGTCTTAAATAGACTGAGT
The Thalassotalea hakodatensis genome window above contains:
- the gcvT gene encoding glycine cleavage system aminomethyltransferase GcvT; protein product: MTNKTVLHAKHLEAGAKMVDFHGWEMPINYGSQIEEHHAVRKDAGMFDVSHMTIVDIQGADAKAYLQRLVINDVAKLEVAGKALYTGMCNDEGGVIDDLIIYHFSTTDYRLVVNSATREKDLAWMTKQAHGFDITITERPEYGMIAVQGPEAKAKVASILSAEQNQAIEGMKPFFGVQAGDLFIATTGYTGESGYEIVVPEAATADLWQQLVDAGVAPCGLGARDTLRLEAGMNLYGLDMDETVSPLAANMAWTISWEPSERNFIGRDVIAAQREAGDQPKLVGLVMTEKGVLRTGLKVVTDAGEGVITSGTFSPTLQHSIAMARVPRSVKVGDVVEVEMRKKLVSVKVVKPSFVRNGKSQLD